From the Argopecten irradians isolate NY chromosome 13, Ai_NY, whole genome shotgun sequence genome, one window contains:
- the LOC138306312 gene encoding corneodesmosin-like, with translation MDFVFCLMFLVVPICKAGVVTRSQCSALPYNCPQWCMSTSNGCTVCDCSKYSSIGMVSGMSGLGAVSGTSGLSMINPASMIGFGSGNSQPSPVLGNFNSNLPGGFNSASSGMSNPFLTGIAGSDPSNPNSFGNPANLGMAAGAGVPSNPGGSGAVGGGKLQQTGQSGSQGPIAQSGSGTGSVQQMTTKQIQSTKHSAIQTTMSTKSTKPPPTVSTSPPQTTKSGPCAPLRCTPPCDQGVVIAPDGCPMCLCQP, from the exons ATggattttgtgttttgtttgatgTTCCTGGTCGTGCCTATCTGCAAAG cTGGTGTCGTAACACGGAGCCAGTGCAGCGCCCTGCCTTACAACTGTCCGCAATGGTGTATGAGTACCAGCAACGGATGTACAGTGTGTGATTGTTCTAAATATAGCTCTATAGGCATGGTCAGCGGAATGTCCGGACTAGGAGCGGTTAGTGGGACATCAGGGCTGTCCATGATAAACCCAGCAAGCATGATCGGATTCGGTTCCGGGAATTCTCAACCGTCTCCAGTTTTAGGGAATTTTAATTCGAATCTTCCCGGTGGCTTTAATTCGGCCAGTTCGGGGATGTCGAACCCTTTTCTGACTGGAATTGCGGGGTCAGATCCCAGTAATCCGAACAGTTTCGGTAATCCTGCAAACTTAGGAATGGCTGCTGGAGCAGGAGTCCCGTCTAATCCAGGGGGCAGCGGTGCTGTCGGGGGAG GTAAGCTACAACAGACGGGACAGAGCGGATCTCAAG GACCAATTGCACAGTCCGGATCCGGAACAGGAAGTGTCCAACAGATGACAACAAAACAGATACAATCCACAAAACATT CTGCGATCCAAACAACGATGTCAACCAAATCAACGAAACCACCGCCAACAGTATCCACGTCACCACCACAGACAACAAAATCCGGTCCATGCGCACCGTTACGATGTACACCTCCATGTGACCAAGGCGTGGTTATTGCCCCTGATGGATGTCCAATGTGTCTGTGTCAACCATAA